In Perca fluviatilis chromosome 14, GENO_Pfluv_1.0, whole genome shotgun sequence, a genomic segment contains:
- the gigyf1a gene encoding GRB10-interacting GYF protein 1, with translation MTAETLNFGPEWLRALSSGGSVTSPPPSPAMPKYKLAEYRYGREEMLALYIKDNKVPEDMQDKEFAAILQDEPMQPLALVPLTEEEQRNFSMSVNSVAVLRLMGKGVGGAAPAGVVRGRGTTRGGRGRGRGEGGFYQRSIEEAEVGFGRSVREIHRSQSWDDRGERRFEKPLRREVGRPGFEETVGPVVPGRKEYTRADSDNWRILREEQEEEEGVEPGTNWRLAGARRDVSSLMAVNSLSDGGPRSAGWREHTGPGESRRRKFDFDFRDSEGHGGGRRRAGSEGQEDDRDGLPEWCTDEEDGEMGTFDSSGAFMTMKKGGKETILEDEFEFKGIEEEEEEEENFADIERNSAEGDKDNGEERPTTPHVKPAAMPSEVSDMAPIGGSKAQLSPSAPTSSSLPPPPPSSVAALHPPPGGDAEDDEGMKHLQQEAERMVASLQDTSLEEECFTQALQQQESRNTAAALPLSHEAAMKWFYKDPQGEIQGPFTTVEMCEWFQAGYFTMTLLVKRGCDEGFQPLGDVIKMWGRVPFAPGPSPPPLLVRQPPPTQRPQPTRGPAGTVSQSSANVEDGEGRMQRRGKIDRQVTGNLDQDRLKKQQELAAAALYQQLQQQQLFQLINRCSEQGMMPSMNRSMSVPDTGSMWDMHTSASQPSGSEASLWDITMNPSTQGPTLEQLQKLQQERRDAELRAKREEEEQRKRREEKRRQQEEQKRRDEEELFRRKQCRQQQELIMKLLQQAPQQQGPGASGSGWSGAPSSGLSKSGKPPALALLEMQQEAERLLKQQQQQRQQQRDRHSGMSMGSSSMGGQWVDGVGMWGGPGGMEGKGGSGSSSGSMGMWDEAVKNQTGLRGNSNNNMGLKNSRSSPSLSDQYMMRRKRTEEEEKLLKLLQGMKPQDGFTTWCEQMLHALNTSANNSSSSLDVATIVAYLKEVESPYAVLDFIRSYLGDTVEAKEFAKQFLERRAKQKANQQRQQQQLSKEVAGLNMNFPLQDSMRGMNPSTLQSMFQANHMGKAGLYDNQGVKMKKKQPMMLHSDPSILGYSFHNTGECLSLNEMEMVEDY, from the exons ATGACTGCTGAGACTCTTAACTTCGGCCCAGAATG GCTCCGTGCACTGTCCAGTGGGGGGAGTGTGACGTCCCCCCCTCCTTCCCCCGCCATGCCAAAGTACAAGTTGGCCGAGTACCGCTACGGCCGAGAGGAGATGTTAGCACTTTATATCAAAGACAACAAG gtCCCAGAGGACATGCAGGATAAGGAGTTTGCTGCTATTCTGCAAGATGAGCCCATGCAGCCACTGGCACTGGTGCCTCTCACTGAGGAGGAGCAG AGGAACTTCTCCATGTCTGTGAACAGTGTGGCGGTGCTGAGGCTCATGGGAAAAGGGGTGGGCGGGGCTGCCCCAGCTGGAGTGGTCCGAGGACGAGGGACCACGCGAGGTGGTCGAG GACGAGGTCGTGGTGAAGGTGGATTCTACCAAAGAAGTATTGAAGAAGCGGAGGTGGGTTTCGGACGCAGCGTCCGAGAGATACACCGCAGCCAGAGCTGGGATGACCG GGGTGAGCGTCGATTTGAGAAACCGCTGCGGCGGGAGGTGGGGCGTCCTGGCTTTGAAGAAACTGTGGGTCCCGTGGTTCCAGGAAGGAAGGAGTACACAAGGGCTGACAGCGATAACTGGCGCATCCTCcgggaggagcaggaggaggaggagggggtggagCCGGGCACCAACTGGAGACTTGCTGGAGCCCGCAGGGATG TATCCTCACTGATGGCGGTCAACTCTTTGTCAGATGGTGGTCCTCGCTCAGCAGGCTGGCGAGAGCATACTGGTCCAGGGGAGAGTCGTCGGAGGAAGTTTGATTTCGATTTCCGGGACTCTGAGGGCCATGGTGGTGGCCGCCGGCGTGCAGGTAGTGAGGGACAAGAGGATGACAGGGACGGCCTGCCAGAGTGGTGTACAGACGAGGAGGACGGGGAGATGGGCACGTTTGACTCCTCTGGAGCTTTCATGACTATGAAG AAGGGTGGCAAGGAGACAATCCTGGAGGACGAGTTTGAGTTTAAGGGGatagaggaggaagaagaagaagaggagaactTTGCTGACATTGAGAGGAACAGTGCTGAAGGAGACAAAGACAATGGTGAGGAGAGA cccaccaccccccatGTCAAGCCAGCAGCCATGCCCAGTGAAG TGTCAGACATGGCTCCGATAGGGGGCTCCAAGGCCCAGCTGAGCCCTAGCGCCCCCACCTCTTCCAGTCTGcctcccccacccccttccTCTGTTGCTGCTCTCCACCCTCCACCTGGAGGAGACGCAGAGGATGACGAGGGAATGAAGCACCTGCAGCAG gaggcaGAGAGGATGGTGGCATCACTGCAGGACACTTCTTTGGAGGAAGAGTGTTTCACCCAGGcgctgcagcagcaggagagcAGGAACACAGCAGCTGCTCTGCCACTGTCGCATGAGGCCGCCATGAAGTGGTTCTACAAGGACCCACAGGGAGAGATCCAGG GTCCATTCACCACAGTGGAGATGTGCGAGTGGTTCCAGGCTGGCTACTTCACCATGACCCTTCTGGTGAAGCGGGGCTGCGACGAGGGCTTCCAACCCCTTGGCGACGTCATCAAGATGTGGGGCCGCGTGCCCTTTGCCCCAGGGCCCTCCCCGCCGCCCCTGCTGGTGAGACAGCCACCACCAACGCAGCGCCCGCAGCCCACCCGAGGGCCCGCCGGGACTGTGAGTCAGAGCTCAGCCAACGTAGAGGATGGGGAGGGGAGGATGCAGAGGAGAGGGAAGATTGATAGACAGGTTACG GGAAACCTGGACCAGGACCGACTGAAAAAGCAACAGGAGCTGGCAGCAGCAGCTCTTTATCAGCAGCTCCAACAGCAGCAGCTATTCCAGCTCATTAACAG GTGCAGTGAGCAGGGTATGATGCCTTCGATGAACAGGTCGATGTCAGTGCCAGATACAGGGTCCATGTGGGACATGCATACCTCAGCTTCACAGCCGTCAG GCAGTGAAGCCAGTCTTTGGGACATAACAATGAATCCTTCTACTCAGGGTCCAACTCTCGAACAGCTTCAAAAG CTCCAGCAGGAGAGGCGAGACGCTGAACTCAGGGCAAAGcgcgaggaggaggagcagcgtaagaggagggaggagaagaggaggcaacaggaggagcaaaagaggagggaTGAGGAGGAGCTCTTCAGACGCAAGCAG TGTCGTCAGCAGCAGGAACTGATTATGAAGTTGCTGCAGCAGGCCCCCCAGCAGCAGGGTCCTGGGGCAAGCGGCTCAGGCTGGAGCGGGGCTCCCTCCTCTGGGCTATCCAAATCAGGAAAGCCCCCGGCTCTGGCTCTGCTGGAAATGCAGCAGGAGGCAGAGAGGCTcctgaaacagcagcagcaacagagacagcagcagagagaccgC CACTCCGGCATGTCAATGGGGAGTTCCTCCATGGGAGGGCAGTGGGTGGATGGTGTTGGTATGTGGGGCGGGCCTGGAGGTATGGAGGGTAAGGGTGGCAGTGGAAGCTCTTCAGGCAGCATGGGCATGTGGGACGAGGCTGTGAAGAACCAAACCGGCCTGCGtggcaacagcaacaacaacatggGCTTGAAGAACAGCCGCAGCAGCCCTTCACTCAG TGATCAGTACATGATGCGTCGGAAGCGGacggaagaggaggagaagctgCTGAAGCTGCTGCAGGGCATGAAGCCTCAGGATGGCTTCACTACCTGGTGTGAACAGATGCTGCACGCTCTCAACACCTCTGCCAACAACTCCTCGTCCTCTCTGGATG TTGCCACAATTGTGGCATACCTGAAGGAGGTGGAGTCTCCCTATGCAGTACTGGACTTCATCCGGTCCTATCTAGGGGACACAGTGGAAGCCAAAGAGTTCGCCAAACAGTTTCTGGAGCGACGTGCCAAACAGAAAGCCAACCAAcagagacagcagcagcag TTATCAAAGGAAGTGGCTGGATTGAACATGAACTTCCCTCTGCAG GACTCAATGCGAGGTATGAATCCAAGCACCCTGCAGTCCATGTTTCAAGCTAACCACATGGGCAAGGCTGGTCTCTATGACAACCAGGGGgtaaagatgaagaagaaacaGCCCATGATGCTGCACTCTGACCCCAGCATCTTAG GGTACTCATTCCACAACACGGGCGAGTGTCTGAGCCTGAATGAGATGGAGATGGTGGAGGATTACTGA